A window of the Cicer arietinum cultivar CDC Frontier isolate Library 1 chromosome 6, Cicar.CDCFrontier_v2.0, whole genome shotgun sequence genome harbors these coding sequences:
- the LOC140920767 gene encoding uncharacterized protein, translated as MVGVKDDSLQAISAHLNGQNYSYWIYVMQKILIGKYMLSYVDGTYVKRTDKNDEAKYTKDLKKWNVSNSKIITWISNSFVLLIDVQLAKYDIAKEIWDHLKCLYVQSKFAKRYQLANDIKALKQNNKIIQEFYSAMTNLWDQLTLMESTKLKAVKTYTNQREEQRSVWFLMALRDDFEGHPGGVLHRSPLPTVEIREFS; from the coding sequence atggttgGTGTTAAGGATGACTCTCTTCAAGCTATTAGTGCccacctcaatggacaaaattactcttattggattTATGTGATGCAAAAAATTTTGATTGGAAAATATATGTTGAGTTATGTTGATGGAACTTATGTGAAGCGTACAGATAAAAATGACGAAGCTAAATACACAAAAGATTTGAAAAaatggaatgttagtaattcaaaaattattacttggattagTAATTCTTTTGTGCTGTTGATAGACGTGCAACTAGCAAAGTATGATAttgctaaagagatttgggatcacttgaaatGTTTGTATGTTCAATCTAAGtttgcaaaacgttatcagttGGCAAATGATATTAAGGCCCTtaagcaaaataataaaattattcaagaattctattcggcaatgactaaCTTGTGGGATCAATTGACTCTTATGGAATCAACTAAGTTGAAAGCTGTCAAAACGTATACTAatcaaagagaggagcaacgtTCGGTTTGGTTTCTgatggctcttcgtgatgattttgagggccaTCCTGGGGGTGTTTTGCATCGTTCTCCTCTTCCTACTGTTGAGATAAGGGAATTCTCTTAA